A region of the Thermogladius calderae 1633 genome:
TCCGCTGGTGGTATTTTCAGAGAGCTGGCCAGAAGCAGGGGGTTGTCGCTGGAGGAGTTATCTCTCATAGCGCTGAAAGACCCAAGCATCGACCTAGAGATAGACAAGAGGACGTTCCAATTAGCGCACGAAGACAACGTAGTGCTAGACGGGCACCTGACAGCGTGGATCGCGAGCGACATCGTAGACTTTAAGATCTACATAACAGCCCCTCTAAAAGTCCGAGTAGCCCGGATCGCGGCAAGGGATAACAAGCCTTTCGAGGACGCTTTACGCGAGACAATAGTACGCGAGAGTGTCCAGCGGAGGAGGTTCATAGAGTTCTACGGGATAGACCCGCTTGATCTGTCGGTTTTCGACCTAGTCATAGACACGTCAAAGCTGGGTGTTGAGGAGACGTTTGCGATCATAAAGTATAGTATAGACAAGTTTTTAAAAACACATAAAACTGCTAATCTTTGAGAGAGAGGGTGTGGATTATGCCGGCTATTGAAATAGGCAGGGTCTGCGTCAAGGTGTCGGGTAGAGAGGCAGGTAGGAAGTGCGTCATAGTCGACATAATAGACGACAGCTTCGTCCTGATTACAGGCCCGAAGAGCCTTACAGGTGTGAAGCGGAGGAGGGTCAACATAAAGCACATAGAGCCTCTAGACAAGAAAATAGCGATATCGAGAGGGGCGAGCGACGAGGAGGTACTGAAGGCCATTGGCGAAAGCGGGTTAACGGATTTCATGAAAGAGAGAGTAAAGGTCTCAACCAGCGTCGTCTAGACAGCGGTATCCACCTGAACACAGCAGACCTGCACGGCTATTTTAGTATAGGTTTTCAGCTCATCGCCTCATCCTTATCGGGTATTAAGGTCCTTAATAGGTGCTGACTCGTGCATTAAAGACTTAGGGTGACACTGCCCGATGGGTCTAGTAGAGAGAGGGCTGGAATTCCTAGACCACATAACGGAGAGAGCCGGCTACAAAAACGACTGGATAGTAGTGAGAGAAGCCGACACGTCGAGCGATTACGGTAGACTTCCCTACGAGAGGCCGATCAAGGAGCACATAGTCAACGGAGTGATAAACTTAGACAAACCACCAGGGCCTACAAGCCACGAAGTAGTAGCATGGGTTAAAAAACTGGTAGGGGTTAGCAAGGCAGGACACGGGGGTACCCTAGAGCCCCTGTAGATGGGGCGGGGATACCCCAAAGTAACAGGTGTCCTGCCAGTAGGTCTAGAGAACGCCACTAAAGTGATCGGCAACGTAATTCACACGGTCAAGGAGTATGTCATGGTGATTCAGCTCCACGACGTAGTCAATGAAGAGAGTTTAAGGAGGGCAGTCGAGTACTTTAAAGGCGAGATCTACCAGAGACCGCCCTTGAGATCGAGCGTGAAGAGGACTTTGAGGAAAAGGAATGTCTACGAGATCGAGTTGCTCGAGTACAGGGACAAGTTTGCCTTAGTCCGCGTACTCTCCGACCCCGGTACTTACATGAGGAAGATAGCTCACGACATAGGGTTAATCCTGGGTGTAGGGGCCCACATGAGGGAGCTCAGGAGGACTAGGACAGGGCCGTTCAAAGAGGACGAGACTCTGTCTACAATGCAGGAGGTCATGGAAGCGGTCACTCTATGGAGAGAGAAAGGAGACGAGAGACTACTCAGGAGGGTGGTACAACCCGTCGAAGTCTCGGTTGTACACCTACCTAAAGTAATGGTACTGGACACGGCTGTTGACGCTATAGCCCACGGGGCGAATCTCGCCGCGCCAGGTGTGGCGAGTGTCACGAGCGACGTGAGGAGAGGGTTCGCGGTGGCGGTTTTTACACTAAAGGGCGAGCTGGTATCACTGGGCGTGTCCCAGCACGACGCCGCCGAGATCAAAAACATGAACAAAGGTATCGTAGTTAAGACTAAGAGAGTATACATGCAACCAGGCATATACCCACAAGCCTGGAAAAGGCAGGTCTCGAAGAGTTGACCCACTACTTTAAGAAGGGCACTACGGGGGATAAAGTAGTAGTAACTTACGTCTACAAGGGTGTGCCTCTTCAGTTCGTCTCGTACACGAGCCTGTTCTCCGGCAGCGAGGTCGACGAGGGCACTCGCCTATTACTCGAACACCTAAGGATACCCGAGGAGGGGGAAGTGCTAGATGTCGGATGCGGTTTTGGCGTCATAGGTATAGCGGTCGCAAGCGTTGCACCTCGTCTGAAAGTGTACATGGTGGATGTAAACCCGCTCGCAGTTAAGGTCTCAAAGCTAAACGCTAAACTGAATAAGGTGGAGGATAGGGTAGTAGTGGTCTTGGGAGATGCCTACGAGCCTTTCAAAGGAAAGAACTTTGATGCGATATACTCAAACCCCCCTCTCGCGGTGGGTATGGAGGTGGTGGAAAAGATAGTACTGGGGGCTGTCCAATACCTGAAAAGCGGTGGATGGGCTCAGTTCGTGCTAGCTAAGGGTGGAGAGAGGATTCTTAGCAAGGCGAGAGATGTATACAAGCGTGTTGAAAAAATTAGTAAGAAAGGGTACACTCTAATATACGCGGAACCGTAGTATTCCAACTTTTCATGGTAAGGAAACTTTGTAAAAGGCCGTCTTCAGCGGTCTGCTGTTAGATTAATAAAGGTTTCTATTTCATACTCATGATTATGTCTAGAACAGACAGGTGCCATGGAGCAGTAATGCTAACAGTAGTCCATCAACTTTAGGGTGTTTCTATGATTCAATCGCTAATTGTCTACTGGCTTAACATCTTCTTGGTCACCGTTATGACGGGTTACGTTCTGAGCGGGGTTATTAGAAAAATGGTCGTTGAATGGCACAAGAAGCCGCCGAGAGTCCTGGAGGTAGTCTACAGGTGCTTAGACCGCATAGGCCTAGACACTACTAACAAGTCCTTCACCGACTACGCTAAAGACTTACTGTTTTTCAATTTCATCTTAATAGCCATCGACACAGTGCTACTCGCTAAACAGGGACTATTCTTCGGCGGAGCCGACCTTTCTTGGGACCTGGCTTTCAATACAGCAGTATCCTTTGCTACGAACACGAATCTCCAGCACTACATCGGCGAGACGACTCTCACGAACATGGCTCAGAGCGTAGTCATTGGCTCGACAATGTTTTTGGCTCCCGCTACAGGTATAGCAGTCTCGCTAGCCTTCCTCCGGTCGCTGATTGGGGAGAGCGCAGGTAACTTCTATCGCGACTTGGTAATGGCAGTAGGACTACTGTTGCTACCATTATCCATTGTCAGCGCAGTACTGTTGTCCGTCCTAGGCGTCCCGCAAACCTTCAACGAGTGGATTCGAGTAGACAACCCGTATTCCGGGTCCTTTATGTTGAGATTAGGCCCAGTAGCCTCGTTCGAGGCGATAAAACTCCTGGGTACTAACGGCGGTGGTTTCTACGGGTCGAACTCCGCCTACCCTCTCGAAAACCCGAGCGGGCTCACAAACTTCATAGAGTCTGTTTTAATGCTCCTCATACCCACGAGTATGCTCTTTGCTTTCGGTAGGGTTTTAGGGAAGCGAAGAGGTCTCTCTCTGTTCGCCGTAGCTTACGTAACGGCTTTCATAATCGTCGGCGTCTCCGTAGCAAGCGGTGTGCCCCCTCTAAACAGCCTGGTAGAGCCGAGGCTCGGCTACCCTGGCTCCCTAGTTTTCAACACGGCCTCTCTTTTATCGGATACAGGGGCTACAGCTTCGAGTCTGCTAGCCATGAAGCCCTCGGCCATAGTCGCCTTCCTCACCGCTATGTTCATACAGGCTGTCCCCGGGGCCGATGGAGTAGGACTACTGTATCTGCTCGTCTACGTCTTCATAATAATTTTCATCGGTTCGTTAATGGTAGGTAAGACTCCGAGATTCATTAACATCCCTATATCTCCTAGAGTGGTCAAGCTATCTACAGTGATATTCCTGATACACCCCGCAATCATTCTCGTGCCAACCTCCATAGCTCTAGTACTAAGGCAGTACACAGCTTTTTCGAATAGATTGGACCCTCTCACGTACACAATGGTCTTGTACGAGTACACCTCGGCGGCGGCCAACAACGGTTCCGGCTACCTAGGGCCTCTCGGTAACACGGTCTTCTGGAACCTGTCGACAGCTATAGTCATGCTCTTGGGCAGGTATCTACCTATTTTCCTTTTCCTACTGATAGCCGATGACATCAGTAAAGCCAAGAGAAGCGTTGCCGAGGAGCCCGTCGAAACTCAGGGGTTGCTGTTCGTAGTATTCTCTGTGGTTATGATCCTAATTCTGACAGCGTTAACGTTTTTCCCGTTCCTAGCGATAGGCCCCCTGCTCATGGGTGGGTAAGTTGAGCGAGTTTAAAGTAGAATGGACTAGCGTTTTAACCGAGTCTGTCAAAAGGCTAAACCCCCTCTACCTACTGAAGACAAGCCCGATAATGTTCATTGTAGAGCTGGGAGCGTTCTTCGAGTTACCCCTCGTGTTATACCCCTCGCCTTATTTGGGCACGTGGTTCTATGTAGGCGTCTTCGCCATTCTACTAATCACAGTATGGTTCTCGACGCTGTCGGAGTCCTTCTCGGAGCACGAGGCGAAGGCTAGGGTTGACTTCCTGAAACGGTTCGAGAAAGAGATTGTCGCACATAAACTGGTCGGCGACAAGGTGGTCGACGTCAAGTCTAGTGAGCTGAGGATCGGGGACTATGTAGTGGTAGAACAGAACGAGTACATCCCTCAGGACGGCTTTGTAGTCGAGGGGGAGGCCTTCGTCGACGAGTCGATGCTCACAGGAGAGTCGGAGCCCGCCTTCAAGGGTAAGGGCGACAGAGTCATATCTGGAACCAGAGTGGTAACGGGCAAGATCGTTGTAGAGGTCGCTGCTGAACCGGGCAAGAGCTACCTCGACAAAATGATAGCCCTGATCTCGGGGGCCAAAAGAGCGAGGATGAGGAGCGAGGTAATGTTGTCGATGCTACTACTCGGCCTCTCGCTGATCTTCCTGGTAGTAGTGGCGTCACTCTACTTCGTATTGGGCGCCTTCGGTAATTACCCAGACCCGTCTCTTATGATATCACTACTAGTGGCCTTAATGCCGACAACTATAGGGGGGCTACTGCCTGCGATAGGGATATCGGGTGTACTGAGGCTCGCGAGCCACAACGTTATCGCCAAGTCGGGTAAGGCGGTGGAGGCAGCGGGCGACGTAGACGTCGTGATCTTCGATAAGACTGGCACTATTACCGAGGGTATCAGGAGCGCCGTCGAATACATCCCGCTGAACAACTATAGCGAGAGAGACGTCGCGATCGCAGCGTACCTGTCTTCTGTAGGCGACTCCACTCACGAGGCGAAGTCGATAATCGAGCTGGCTGAAGACAAAGGTTACGTCCCAGCCAAAGTACTGGTGGAAGAGGCGATGGTCGCGTCGAGGATAAACTACACTCCTAGTAAGAGGTACGGCGGTATAGTATTCGCGTGGCGGGGAGGTAAGAGAATGTTCGGGGAGCCGGAGGGTCAACCACTGTCCAGGATTGAGAAGGAGATTTTAGCCATGAGGAGTCTCGGCGAGGAGGTAAGGATAGTAAAAGGAGCTCCAGACGCCATATTAAGACTCCTGGGCATCGACAAAGACCCTAGGATAGAGGACATTGTGAAGACTATAGGATCTCATGGGGACACCCCACTACTAGTGGCCTTCAACGACGTCCTAGTTGGCTTCGTCGTGTTGAGGGACAGGTTGAAGAAGGGCATCAGAGAAAAGATCCACGAGCTGAAGCTAATGGGTATAAAAACGGTCATGATCACGGGTGACAACCCGTATACTGCGGCTAGTATCGCAAAAGAGGCCGGTATCGAGGACTTCTACGCCCAGGCTAAGCCCGAGGACAAGTTGCTGCTGGTAGAGAGAGAAGAGAAACAGGGGCATGTTGTGGCGGTTATGGGCGACGGAACAAATGACGCCCCGGCGCTCGCGAGGGCTGACGTTGGTGTTGCAATGCACACGGGTACAAGGCCCGCTAAAGAGGCTGCCAATATGATAGACCTCAACTCCAACCCCGCCAGGATAGTCGACATTATCAAGCTCGGCAGGTCTATACTGACGACCAGGGGCGCTCTAACGACTTTCAGTATAATGAACGACATAGCCAAGTACTTCACTATACTCCCGTTCATCATCTCAACAGTTGTCCCCCAGGCGAGTTTCCTAAACTTCCTCAACCTGTACAACACCGTGACAGCGGTTTTAGCGACCATGATTTTCAACGCCATCATAATCCCGTTGTTAATACCGCTCGCAGTAAGAGGGGCTGGTTTCAAGGTCTCCACTTTCAAGAAGCTCCTGGTGCGGAACCTTATCGTGTACGGTATCACCGGGGCTATTATACCGTTTGTCGCGATCAAGTTGATCGATACTGCGGTCGCATGGTCTATTTACGGGGTGGTCCACTGGTGAACGTCTCCAAGGCTGTGGTTAGGCTCGCTGGTCTGGTGGCTCTCCTCTTAATTCTAATGATCGTGTTGGGGTTCGTGTACCCGGCCGTAGTATGGCTGGTCTCACATGCGATAGCACCATGGCAAGCTGAGGGAAGTCTACACGTGGCTTGCGAGAGGGTTATAGCCTCCTCTCTAGTGGCGCACTACAACGAGTCGAGCCCTCTGTTCCACCCCTTCAGTACTAATATGACCTCTTCAGGTGCGGACCCGTACGTACCACTAAACTACGCGTTGGAGCAGGTAGATAGAGTGTCTAATGAAACAGGTTTACCACGTCATCTACTCGTGAAGCTCCTACTAGAAAATGCCGCAAAGAACAACGTAGCGAACCTGCACTTGTTTTCCCCAGGTTACAACATAGTCAATGTAGAAGAGGTCAACTTAGAGATTTTACAAATCCTCAACAAGACCTGTGGGTGGTGAAAGTGAGTGTACAGGTGGCCCTCTTCGTGGTGTTCCTTCTGTTCTCAGCGGTAGTTTTGTTGGTTGCGCTGGCAAAAGAGGGATAAGGGTGAGGAGGACGTGTTTGAGCCGAATGCGGCGGCCGGGATTTGAACCCGGGATCTCCGGCTTGGGGGGCCGGCGTCCTATTCCAGGCTAGACGACCGCCGCGTCCAAGAATATCATCTACACTGCATTGTTTTATAAACCTATAAGCCCAGGTCTACGCGTAGCGTGGATTAGTAAAAAAGCGATTATTGTGGGGAGGACTGTAATACAGCTACGAGAGAGACCTTTCCTCCTCGGGTTCGCCGCGTTTTTTGCTCCCGGATCTTATCACCCTTACGACGTAGTCTATGAAGGCTCTGACCTCGTCAAGCTCCTCCTCTGGTATGTCCTTTATCTTGTGGTTCTTGTTCTTATTAGTCAGTAACTTGAGAAGTAGCAGTCTCCCTATAGCGGTTTTAGTCGTTATCTTCCCCTCGTTCCAGTCCCTCCAGATCGCGTTGGCAATACCGTAGAACTCTGGTATGCTGTCTAAACCAGGGTCACCTACATCTATGACTTCTTTACCCAAATACTTGAAACGTTCTTCTTTCTCGCTTTCCGAGAACTCTTTAGTCTTTTCCTTTATGTACTGATGGACCACAATTACACCAGTATATCTTAAGGTGCCTCATTGTAATAAGTTTTTCAGGAAACTCTATCCCAGAGGAGGATTAGCGGGGCGTGATAGCAAACTGTTTTAAAAGACTACTACTGTAATTAAGAAGTGCTGGATGATGAGAAGAGGGTCTCATGAACCGTGATGTGAGCCGGAAATGCTGATCATAGCTCTCCTTTAAGGACGTTTGAGATGAGGTTAGACGCCTCCTCCAAGTCTTTGTGTGTGTCTATAGCCCTCCAAAACACGTTGTCGTACCTCACAACGCCTAGGACGCCCTCCTCAGCCATCTTAGGGAACGCGGTTTTCTCTAGATCCCCCTTCTCGGGGAAGTACCTTAAACTCTCGGGTCTCAAAGCGTA
Encoded here:
- a CDS encoding potassium-transporting ATPase subunit C, whose product is MNVSKAVVRLAGLVALLLILMIVLGFVYPAVVWLVSHAIAPWQAEGSLHVACERVIASSLVAHYNESSPLFHPFSTNMTSSGADPYVPLNYALEQVDRVSNETGLPRHLLVKLLLENAAKNNVANLHLFSPGYNIVNVEEVNLEILQILNKTCGW
- a CDS encoding RNA-guided pseudouridylation complex pseudouridine synthase subunit Cbf5 → MGRGYPKVTGVLPVGLENATKVIGNVIHTVKEYVMVIQLHDVVNEESLRRAVEYFKGEIYQRPPLRSSVKRTLRKRNVYEIELLEYRDKFALVRVLSDPGTYMRKIAHDIGLILGVGAHMRELRRTRTGPFKEDETLSTMQEVMEAVTLWREKGDERLLRRVVQPVEVSVVHLPKVMVLDTAVDAIAHGANLAAPGVASVTSDVRRGFAVAVFTLKGELVSLGVSQHDAAEIKNMNKGIVVKTKRVYMQPGIYPQAWKRQVSKS
- the cmk gene encoding (d)CMP kinase yields the protein MVRIAVSGPPGSGKTTHAKRIADTYDLVYYSAGGIFRELARSRGLSLEELSLIALKDPSIDLEIDKRTFQLAHEDNVVLDGHLTAWIASDIVDFKIYITAPLKVRVARIAARDNKPFEDALRETIVRESVQRRRFIEFYGIDPLDLSVFDLVIDTSKLGVEETFAIIKYSIDKFLKTHKTANL
- a CDS encoding HAD-IC family P-type ATPase, encoding MGKLSEFKVEWTSVLTESVKRLNPLYLLKTSPIMFIVELGAFFELPLVLYPSPYLGTWFYVGVFAILLITVWFSTLSESFSEHEAKARVDFLKRFEKEIVAHKLVGDKVVDVKSSELRIGDYVVVEQNEYIPQDGFVVEGEAFVDESMLTGESEPAFKGKGDRVISGTRVVTGKIVVEVAAEPGKSYLDKMIALISGAKRARMRSEVMLSMLLLGLSLIFLVVVASLYFVLGAFGNYPDPSLMISLLVALMPTTIGGLLPAIGISGVLRLASHNVIAKSGKAVEAAGDVDVVIFDKTGTITEGIRSAVEYIPLNNYSERDVAIAAYLSSVGDSTHEAKSIIELAEDKGYVPAKVLVEEAMVASRINYTPSKRYGGIVFAWRGGKRMFGEPEGQPLSRIEKEILAMRSLGEEVRIVKGAPDAILRLLGIDKDPRIEDIVKTIGSHGDTPLLVAFNDVLVGFVVLRDRLKKGIREKIHELKLMGIKTVMITGDNPYTAASIAKEAGIEDFYAQAKPEDKLLLVEREEKQGHVVAVMGDGTNDAPALARADVGVAMHTGTRPAKEAANMIDLNSNPARIVDIIKLGRSILTTRGALTTFSIMNDIAKYFTILPFIISTVVPQASFLNFLNLYNTVTAVLATMIFNAIIIPLLIPLAVRGAGFKVSTFKKLLVRNLIVYGITGAIIPFVAIKLIDTAVAWSIYGVVHW
- a CDS encoding tRNA pseudouridine synthase A; amino-acid sequence: MGLVERGLEFLDHITERAGYKNDWIVVREADTSSDYGRLPYERPIKEHIVNGVINLDKPPGPTSHEVVAWVKKLVGVSKAGHGGTLEPL
- a CDS encoding class I SAM-dependent methyltransferase, which codes for MTHYFKKGTTGDKVVVTYVYKGVPLQFVSYTSLFSGSEVDEGTRLLLEHLRIPEEGEVLDVGCGFGVIGIAVASVAPRLKVYMVDVNPLAVKVSKLNAKLNKVEDRVVVVLGDAYEPFKGKNFDAIYSNPPLAVGMEVVEKIVLGAVQYLKSGGWAQFVLAKGGERILSKARDVYKRVEKISKKGYTLIYAEP
- a CDS encoding 50S ribosomal protein L14e → MPAIEIGRVCVKVSGREAGRKCVIVDIIDDSFVLITGPKSLTGVKRRRVNIKHIEPLDKKIAISRGASDEEVLKAIGESGLTDFMKERVKVSTSVV
- a CDS encoding potassium-transporting ATPase subunit KdpA: MIQSLIVYWLNIFLVTVMTGYVLSGVIRKMVVEWHKKPPRVLEVVYRCLDRIGLDTTNKSFTDYAKDLLFFNFILIAIDTVLLAKQGLFFGGADLSWDLAFNTAVSFATNTNLQHYIGETTLTNMAQSVVIGSTMFLAPATGIAVSLAFLRSLIGESAGNFYRDLVMAVGLLLLPLSIVSAVLLSVLGVPQTFNEWIRVDNPYSGSFMLRLGPVASFEAIKLLGTNGGGFYGSNSAYPLENPSGLTNFIESVLMLLIPTSMLFAFGRVLGKRRGLSLFAVAYVTAFIIVGVSVASGVPPLNSLVEPRLGYPGSLVFNTASLLSDTGATASSLLAMKPSAIVAFLTAMFIQAVPGADGVGLLYLLVYVFIIIFIGSLMVGKTPRFINIPISPRVVKLSTVIFLIHPAIILVPTSIALVLRQYTAFSNRLDPLTYTMVLYEYTSAAANNGSGYLGPLGNTVFWNLSTAIVMLLGRYLPIFLFLLIADDISKAKRSVAEEPVETQGLLFVVFSVVMILILTALTFFPFLAIGPLLMGG